One stretch of Nitratiruptor tergarcus DSM 16512 DNA includes these proteins:
- a CDS encoding TetR/AcrR family transcriptional regulator — translation MKETIKQKIKETKKEILLEVISELFEQKGFADLKMQDIAKHLDMSIGALYKIFASKEDLLLAYIEFEIKKFYSMLQEQTNNIDDPLLCLQHYVNLKFEVFKQKRRALEDPLMGDPLFFLKMGKKEYMLIEPILALLASWFEKLHAQTPLREHDFLKLAFLFNSYTNGYVEYWIVHNKDLNPTQVVELFLQGVGK, via the coding sequence ATGAAAGAAACAATTAAGCAAAAGATCAAAGAGACAAAAAAAGAGATTTTACTAGAGGTAATATCCGAACTTTTTGAGCAAAAAGGGTTTGCGGATCTTAAAATGCAAGATATTGCGAAGCATCTTGATATGTCTATAGGAGCACTTTATAAGATTTTCGCTTCAAAAGAGGATCTACTTTTAGCCTATATTGAATTTGAGATAAAAAAGTTTTATTCAATGCTGCAAGAACAGACAAATAATATAGATGACCCACTTCTTTGCTTGCAGCACTATGTCAATCTTAAATTTGAAGTATTTAAACAAAAAAGAAGAGCATTAGAAGATCCACTCATGGGAGATCCCCTTTTCTTTTTAAAAATGGGTAAAAAGGAGTATATGCTCATCGAGCCAATTCTTGCATTACTTGCTTCTTGGTTTGAAAAACTTCATGCTCAAACTCCTCTTCGAGAACATGATTTTTTAAAATTGGCATTTTTATTTAACTCCTATACAAATGGCTATGTAGAGTACTGGATTGTACACAATAAAGATCTTAATCCTACTCAAGTAGTGGAGCTCTTTTTGCAAGGCGTAGGAAAATGA
- a CDS encoding HlyD family secretion protein produces the protein MSKKIGSVVIILLIILFGYLGFDYLHYRKVNAVSDAAFIKSDELAMLSFKVGGKVTKMTKTEHQPIKKGELLAIIDDTDFRKAKEKLEHKKEALIKKIEALQLKRERLKKNLTLQSKIASQEIEALQKEIEANKSRVKAFQVKLQKLQKDEKRFKSLLQKRLIAKEQYENIHTQKIALQKELQAMQKGIEALRIKQQELQNRAKIAKNQEKSILELSKEIESLEKESAALKSTIDELNLKLSYTKLYAPFDGIIAKKFFDTPKIVKKGSPVYAITDPKKLYCEVLLSEKKMHGVKPGNRVTINVDAVPDKIYHGIVESIAPTSASTFSLVPRDIASGEFTKLDQRFKVRIKLNNIEGLRAGMGATVAIERK, from the coding sequence ATGAGTAAAAAAATTGGCTCAGTAGTTATTATTCTCCTTATTATTTTATTTGGATATCTTGGATTTGATTATCTCCACTATAGAAAAGTCAATGCTGTAAGCGACGCAGCCTTTATCAAAAGTGATGAACTAGCTATGCTTAGTTTTAAAGTAGGCGGTAAAGTAACGAAAATGACCAAAACAGAGCACCAACCTATAAAAAAAGGTGAACTCTTAGCTATAATAGATGATACAGACTTTCGCAAAGCAAAAGAGAAATTAGAGCATAAAAAAGAGGCTTTGATAAAAAAAATAGAAGCTTTGCAGCTAAAAAGAGAGAGACTCAAAAAAAATCTTACTTTGCAAAGTAAAATAGCAAGCCAAGAGATCGAAGCATTGCAAAAAGAGATAGAAGCAAATAAATCAAGAGTAAAAGCTTTTCAAGTAAAACTGCAAAAGCTGCAAAAAGATGAAAAACGCTTTAAATCCCTCCTGCAAAAAAGACTCATAGCAAAAGAGCAGTATGAAAATATACATACACAAAAAATTGCACTTCAAAAAGAGCTCCAAGCCATGCAAAAGGGTATAGAAGCACTACGCATCAAGCAACAAGAGCTACAAAATAGAGCAAAAATAGCAAAAAACCAAGAAAAGTCTATCTTGGAGCTCTCCAAAGAGATTGAGTCACTGGAAAAAGAGAGTGCTGCATTAAAAAGTACAATCGACGAGCTCAACCTCAAACTATCCTATACAAAGCTCTATGCTCCTTTTGATGGAATCATTGCTAAGAAATTCTTCGATACTCCAAAAATAGTTAAAAAAGGTAGCCCTGTCTATGCTATTACTGATCCTAAAAAACTCTATTGCGAAGTACTGCTTTCAGAAAAGAAAATGCACGGAGTAAAGCCTGGAAATCGTGTTACAATAAATGTCGATGCAGTTCCAGACAAAATATACCATGGGATAGTAGAGTCAATTGCTCCTACATCTGCCTCCACTTTTAGCTTGGTCCCCAGGGATATAGCAAGTGGGGAATTTACCAAGCTTGATCAACGCTTCAAAGTTCGCATAAAGCTCAACAATATCGAAGGTCTTCGCGCCGGTATGGGTGCGACTGTCGCTATAGAGAGGAAATAG
- a CDS encoding DHA2 family efflux MFS transporter permease subunit, with protein MATPAEDVVLEEGKKPWDITPTERAIFSIIVMVGAFMAILDTTVVDVIVPKLTGPLATDMYGVQWIITSYMIAAAIGLLITEWLIKTYGSKAIFLSGVALFGAASLACGIANTLEEMIIFRIIQGVGEAFIMVTSHIMIFSYFPPHQKGLAMGIFALGVSFAPALGPTVGGYLTEFYNWRMVFFINVPVGILLLISGIIFLPKERLFEKLRFNFVSFILLSFATVSLLVMLSKGQQFGWFNSSFIGVLLFCTIIGFLLYALVEFNSKYRLIDFSLFKNPDFFNGMMIYFFILGFSMYQYFYLLPVYYERIKMLPTLNAGIAVFAFAVFIGIFSPLAGMLADKIGAKKTVALAAFVYVATSVLLLPKLNYYTPMHQAMLLTIPFGIGMGLFFAPVTVMVMQSAPPHKGELAIVLMDYFRFVGGSFGTALATNNMEYFKNMHFLRMNELQNYEYLNYFLHKLQNLLGLSWEQIKIIFGSFEEFMSFNYGFYNTFMHAGYWGVFGTIFVLLLFLIKPKENQ; from the coding sequence ATGGCAACGCCAGCTGAAGATGTCGTATTAGAAGAGGGAAAAAAACCTTGGGATATAACCCCAACAGAGCGTGCAATCTTCTCTATCATTGTGATGGTAGGGGCATTTATGGCAATTTTAGATACTACTGTTGTAGATGTCATCGTCCCAAAACTCACAGGTCCCCTCGCCACAGATATGTATGGGGTACAGTGGATTATTACAAGCTATATGATAGCGGCAGCTATTGGCCTGCTTATTACTGAATGGCTCATTAAAACATACGGCTCGAAAGCCATTTTTTTATCAGGTGTAGCTCTTTTTGGTGCAGCCTCCCTCGCATGTGGTATTGCAAACACTCTTGAAGAGATGATAATTTTTCGTATTATCCAAGGTGTAGGCGAAGCTTTTATCATGGTCACAAGTCATATCATGATCTTTAGCTACTTTCCACCCCATCAAAAGGGTTTGGCTATGGGGATCTTTGCATTAGGAGTCAGTTTTGCTCCAGCCCTTGGCCCAACTGTAGGAGGATATTTAACTGAATTTTATAACTGGCGTATGGTATTTTTCATCAATGTCCCAGTAGGTATTTTACTTCTTATCTCCGGTATCATCTTCTTACCAAAAGAGCGTCTCTTTGAAAAACTGCGATTTAATTTTGTTAGCTTCATACTTCTTAGCTTTGCAACAGTCTCACTACTTGTCATGCTCTCAAAGGGACAGCAGTTTGGATGGTTTAACAGCTCTTTTATAGGAGTACTTCTTTTTTGCACCATTATTGGCTTTTTGCTCTACGCTCTTGTGGAGTTTAACTCCAAATATAGGCTTATAGATTTCTCTTTGTTTAAAAATCCCGACTTTTTTAACGGCATGATGATCTACTTTTTCATCCTCGGCTTTTCTATGTATCAATATTTTTATCTACTACCTGTCTATTATGAGCGAATTAAAATGCTTCCAACTCTCAATGCCGGTATTGCCGTTTTTGCATTTGCAGTCTTCATAGGAATCTTCTCTCCACTTGCAGGTATGCTTGCAGATAAAATTGGAGCAAAAAAAACGGTTGCACTGGCAGCATTCGTCTATGTCGCCACTTCTGTACTTTTATTGCCAAAACTCAACTACTATACCCCAATGCACCAGGCAATGCTTTTAACTATCCCTTTTGGTATTGGTATGGGACTCTTCTTTGCTCCTGTGACTGTTATGGTAATGCAAAGCGCGCCACCACATAAAGGTGAACTTGCCATTGTACTTATGGACTACTTTCGTTTCGTGGGAGGCAGTTTTGGTACAGCACTTGCCACAAACAATATGGAATATTTTAAAAATATGCATTTTTTGCGGATGAATGAGCTGCAAAACTATGAATACTTAAACTATTTTCTTCATAAACTACAAAATCTTCTCGGTCTAAGCTGGGAGCAAATAAAGATCATATTTGGTAGTTTTGAAGAGTTTATGAGCTTTAATTATGGCTTTTATAATACATTCATGCATGCAGGCTACTGGGGAGTTTTTGGTACGATTTTTGTACTTTTACTCTTTTTGATAAAACCAAAGGAGAACCAATGA
- a CDS encoding TolC family protein has translation MKKILALLSLLLPLFAQNYTQILQKIDNSLLLQQAQKLTIASKKMAEAAKGKNLPSLDVSLQAIHLQETPTMYLHMPQMPVAGLPMGKKEQWQGELRLTYPLFSGFAITAAIHKAKLEYQKAKLKKDDLKRNLYMQITMLYSSIFALKQKLRALQKAHEAIKLAYKKAKGFYDKGLLAPSELYNLKAKKYAITANITQTKGQISALYNDISHILNTKISTIDGLVSFPEPQKARILQTAMQQREDLKALQKSLSINEEDVILAKSSYYPKIALIAALKKHGDSIALNGDGFTNADQSYAGAVLQWNLFSGLSDTRTVEAAKIKKAATALQIAEYKKKIATNIQNAFIKLTALQQKLKSTQAQVKAQKEYYKLTQGRFDNQLTSADELSRSIADLAAAKARKAAIKAEIFNQKAYIYLLSGLKNFEKVALQR, from the coding sequence ATGAAAAAAATCTTAGCCCTCTTATCTCTTCTCTTACCCCTTTTTGCACAAAATTATACGCAGATATTGCAAAAAATAGATAATTCGCTGCTTTTACAACAAGCCCAAAAGCTAACTATTGCTTCAAAGAAGATGGCTGAGGCTGCAAAGGGCAAAAATCTACCATCACTCGATGTATCTTTACAAGCTATTCATCTCCAAGAGACTCCAACGATGTATTTGCATATGCCTCAAATGCCTGTGGCGGGTCTTCCTATGGGTAAAAAAGAGCAGTGGCAAGGAGAACTGCGACTCACTTATCCACTCTTTAGCGGTTTTGCAATTACAGCTGCTATCCACAAAGCCAAACTAGAGTATCAAAAAGCAAAGCTCAAAAAAGATGATCTCAAAAGAAATCTCTATATGCAAATAACTATGCTTTATAGTTCAATCTTTGCATTAAAACAAAAACTGCGAGCTTTGCAAAAAGCACATGAAGCAATAAAACTGGCTTACAAAAAAGCAAAAGGCTTCTATGATAAAGGGCTATTAGCTCCAAGTGAGCTTTATAATCTCAAAGCCAAAAAGTATGCAATTACAGCAAATATAACACAAACAAAGGGGCAAATCAGCGCACTTTATAATGATATTTCCCATATACTCAATACAAAAATCTCTACTATCGATGGTCTTGTATCGTTCCCAGAGCCGCAAAAAGCACGTATTCTTCAGACTGCTATGCAACAAAGAGAAGATCTAAAAGCTTTGCAAAAGAGTTTAAGTATCAATGAAGAGGATGTTATTCTAGCTAAAAGCTCCTATTATCCTAAAATTGCACTCATTGCAGCACTCAAAAAGCATGGAGATAGCATAGCCCTCAATGGCGATGGATTTACAAATGCGGATCAAAGCTATGCAGGAGCAGTTTTACAGTGGAATCTCTTCTCAGGACTGAGTGATACGCGAACGGTAGAAGCTGCCAAAATTAAAAAAGCGGCAACCGCTTTACAAATAGCAGAATATAAAAAGAAGATTGCTACAAATATACAAAACGCTTTTATCAAGCTTACTGCACTCCAGCAAAAGCTTAAAAGTACGCAAGCTCAGGTAAAAGCACAAAAAGAATATTACAAACTAACCCAGGGAAGATTTGATAATCAGCTTACAAGTGCAGATGAACTGAGTCGTTCCATCGCAGATCTTGCAGCAGCAAAAGCGAGAAAAGCAGCTATAAAGGCAGAGATTTTCAATCAAAAAGCTTATATCTATCTACTCAGTGGACTTAAAAACTTTGAAAAAGTTGCACTACAACGATAA
- a CDS encoding ammonium transporter has translation MDKIVVADNVWILVSTAFVLLMSVPALALFYGGLTKVKSILNTIMMVMVAFGIVSLVWIVYGYSLVFAPDIGGFIGNLQYFFLNSIKPSDAAPAAPNLYHYLFIFFQMTFAAIATALMAGAFVERMKFGAWMLISLLWSTIVYFPVAHWIWGGGWLGDIGVLDFAGGIVIHETSGLAALVGAIILGKRKEPIMLPSSLPLVAIGTGLLWFGWFGFNGGSALAMNAQAVSAALVTTLAAIVGGIVWMVLEWIKFKKPTSLGLFTGIIAGLATITPASGFVDVFGGIVIGVAAAVVCFWAVVYLKNRFKYDDSLDVFGVHGVGGMLGAILLGIFAKEDIGGANGLMYGGGAGLLGKELLALLVVGIYTIILSYVIFKIVDKTIGLRVSRDDEIEGLDEAIHGEKAYIKEH, from the coding sequence ATGGACAAGATTGTAGTTGCTGATAATGTATGGATACTAGTTTCCACAGCTTTTGTACTCCTCATGAGTGTCCCAGCGTTAGCACTCTTTTATGGTGGACTTACCAAAGTCAAAAGTATACTCAATACCATTATGATGGTGATGGTAGCATTTGGGATAGTGAGTTTGGTATGGATTGTATATGGCTATTCATTAGTTTTTGCACCAGATATTGGTGGTTTTATTGGGAATTTACAATATTTTTTCCTCAACTCTATCAAACCTAGTGATGCAGCGCCTGCAGCACCAAATCTTTACCATTACCTTTTTATCTTTTTTCAGATGACATTTGCGGCAATTGCAACAGCACTTATGGCTGGAGCATTTGTGGAGAGAATGAAGTTTGGTGCATGGATGCTCATTTCTCTTCTTTGGTCAACTATTGTCTATTTTCCAGTGGCTCACTGGATCTGGGGCGGTGGATGGCTAGGTGATATTGGTGTGCTCGATTTTGCGGGCGGTATTGTCATTCATGAAACAAGTGGACTTGCCGCATTGGTGGGAGCAATCATTCTTGGTAAGCGTAAAGAGCCTATTATGCTTCCTTCATCTTTGCCTCTTGTGGCTATTGGTACCGGGCTTTTGTGGTTTGGTTGGTTTGGATTTAATGGAGGAAGTGCGTTAGCGATGAATGCACAAGCTGTGAGTGCAGCATTGGTAACAACCCTTGCAGCAATTGTTGGAGGAATAGTTTGGATGGTGTTAGAGTGGATCAAGTTTAAAAAACCTACAAGCCTTGGTCTTTTTACTGGGATAATTGCAGGACTTGCTACAATAACTCCAGCTTCTGGCTTTGTTGATGTTTTTGGTGGGATAGTTATTGGTGTTGCTGCAGCAGTTGTCTGTTTTTGGGCAGTAGTATATCTCAAAAATAGATTCAAATATGACGATAGTCTTGATGTTTTTGGTGTGCATGGTGTTGGGGGAATGCTAGGTGCTATTTTGCTTGGAATTTTTGCCAAAGAAGATATTGGTGGTGCAAATGGACTAATGTATGGCGGTGGAGCTGGACTTTTGGGCAAAGAGTTGCTTGCACTGTTAGTTGTTGGTATCTATACTATAATTTTGAGTTATGTAATATTCAAAATTGTTGATAAAACTATTGGACTTCGTGTAAGCCGCGATGATGAGATAGAGGGGCTTGATGAAGCAATTCATGGAGAAAAAGCCTATATTAAAGAGCATTGA
- a CDS encoding P-II family nitrogen regulator, translating to MKKIEAVIKPFKLEDVKEALTEIGITGMTITEVKGYGRQQGHTELYRGAEYVVDFLPKVKIEVVVAADNVEQVIQAIVNSARTGKIGDGKVFVSDIEKVIRIRTGEEDEEAI from the coding sequence ATGAAAAAGATTGAGGCAGTAATTAAGCCTTTTAAACTAGAAGATGTGAAAGAGGCATTAACAGAGATTGGAATTACCGGAATGACTATTACAGAGGTCAAGGGGTATGGACGTCAGCAAGGGCATACTGAGCTCTATAGAGGGGCTGAATATGTAGTAGACTTCTTGCCAAAAGTAAAAATCGAAGTAGTAGTTGCAGCCGATAACGTAGAGCAAGTTATCCAAGCAATCGTTAATAGTGCACGTACAGGAAAAATTGGAGATGGAAAAGTATTTGTGAGTGATATTGAAAAAGTTATTCGTATTAGAACTGGCGAAGAGGATGAAGAGGCAATTTAA
- the gyrA gene encoding DNA topoisomerase (ATP-hydrolyzing) subunit A encodes MADLFENNQDIQEIDIEESVKSSYLDYSMSVIIGRALPDARDGLKPVHRRILYAMNELGLTSRAAYKKSARIVGDVIGKYHPHGDSAVYEALVRMAQPFSMRLPLVDGQGNFGSIDGDSPAAMRYTEARMTSLAEELLRDIDKDTVDFVPNYDDTLTEPDVLPTRVPNLLLNGSSGIAVGMATNIPPHRLDELVDALLVILDNPQAELAEVMEVLQGPDFPTGGTIFGKQGILNSYKTGRGRIKVRAKTHIEKLKSREVIVIDELPYQVNKARLIEQIAQLVKEKQIEGISEIRDESDREGIRVVIELKKDVMSEIVLNNLFKSTQMEVTFGIILLAIINKEPKVFTLLELLHLFLNHRRTIVIRRTIYELEKAKARAHILEGLLKALDNIDEVIATIKASEDTPTARVNLVEKFDLTEIQANAILDMKLQRLTGLEREKLENEYKELMERIAYLQSILRSEEKLNEIIKEELIEVKEKFSTPRLTEIIEDYNEIDIEDLIPNEPMVVTITHRGYIKRVPLKQYEKQKRGGKGKTAITTYEDDFIEDFFISNTHDTLMFVTDRGQLYWLKVYKIPEAGRTAKGKAVVNLLQLEPDEKIMAIIPTTDFSEDKSLAFFTKNGIVKRTNLAEFSNIRSKGVRAITLDDDDELVTAKIVKPKTKWLFIITKKGMCIRFPVNDVREMGRSARGVTGIRFKYESDCVVGAETIRSEEQELLTVSERGIGKRTEASEYREQSRGGKGVIAMKLTPKTGDVVGVVTVEANKDLMVLTSSGKMIRVDMESIRKAGRNTSGVMIVRLEKGDKVISIAKCPKEEEEEEIEEI; translated from the coding sequence ATGGCGGATCTGTTCGAAAATAATCAAGACATTCAAGAGATCGATATAGAAGAATCGGTCAAGAGTAGCTACCTTGACTACTCTATGAGCGTCATCATAGGCCGTGCTCTGCCTGATGCAAGAGATGGCCTCAAACCGGTTCATAGACGTATCCTCTATGCTATGAATGAACTTGGTCTCACAAGCCGCGCAGCATACAAAAAGAGTGCAAGAATCGTAGGGGATGTAATAGGTAAATACCATCCTCACGGCGATAGCGCAGTCTATGAAGCACTTGTGCGCATGGCGCAGCCTTTTTCTATGCGCTTACCACTTGTTGATGGTCAGGGAAACTTCGGCTCCATTGATGGTGATAGCCCCGCTGCGATGCGTTATACAGAAGCGCGCATGACGAGCCTTGCTGAAGAGCTCTTGCGCGATATTGACAAAGATACGGTCGATTTCGTACCAAACTACGATGATACGCTCACTGAGCCTGACGTACTTCCTACACGCGTACCAAATCTTTTGCTCAACGGCTCAAGTGGTATCGCAGTAGGTATGGCTACAAACATCCCTCCCCATAGACTCGATGAACTTGTTGATGCCCTTTTAGTTATCTTAGATAATCCTCAAGCAGAACTTGCAGAAGTTATGGAGGTACTCCAGGGGCCAGATTTTCCTACAGGCGGTACTATTTTTGGAAAACAGGGTATTCTCAACTCCTATAAAACTGGCCGTGGTCGCATAAAGGTGCGTGCAAAGACACATATTGAAAAACTCAAATCTCGCGAAGTAATTGTTATTGATGAACTTCCTTATCAAGTCAACAAAGCACGCCTCATTGAGCAAATCGCTCAATTGGTGAAAGAAAAACAGATTGAAGGTATCAGTGAAATACGTGATGAGAGTGATAGAGAGGGTATTCGCGTAGTGATTGAGCTTAAAAAAGATGTTATGAGCGAAATTGTGCTTAATAACCTTTTCAAATCCACACAGATGGAAGTAACTTTTGGAATCATTTTACTTGCAATTATCAATAAAGAGCCAAAAGTTTTCACACTTTTAGAGCTTTTACACCTTTTCCTCAATCACCGCCGTACCATCGTTATTCGCCGCACTATTTATGAGCTCGAAAAAGCAAAAGCTAGAGCCCATATCCTCGAAGGCCTTCTCAAAGCTCTCGATAACATCGATGAAGTAATCGCAACAATTAAAGCCAGTGAAGATACGCCAACAGCACGCGTAAATTTGGTAGAGAAATTTGATCTCACTGAGATCCAAGCAAATGCTATTTTAGATATGAAACTCCAGCGCCTTACGGGGCTTGAGCGAGAAAAGCTTGAAAATGAATATAAAGAGCTTATGGAGCGCATAGCATATTTGCAAAGTATTTTGCGCAGTGAAGAGAAGCTCAACGAAATTATCAAAGAGGAGCTTATTGAAGTTAAAGAGAAATTCTCTACTCCTCGCCTTACAGAAATTATCGAAGACTACAATGAAATTGATATCGAAGACTTAATTCCAAATGAGCCGATGGTTGTAACTATTACACATCGCGGCTATATCAAACGCGTACCACTCAAACAGTATGAGAAACAAAAGCGAGGTGGCAAAGGAAAAACTGCTATAACAACATATGAAGATGATTTTATTGAAGACTTTTTCATCTCCAATACGCACGATACACTCATGTTTGTTACTGATCGTGGGCAGCTCTATTGGCTTAAAGTCTACAAGATCCCAGAAGCTGGTCGTACAGCTAAAGGTAAAGCAGTTGTCAACCTCTTGCAACTCGAGCCTGATGAGAAAATCATGGCAATTATCCCAACTACAGATTTCAGTGAAGATAAATCACTGGCGTTCTTTACCAAAAACGGTATCGTTAAGCGAACAAACTTAGCTGAATTTAGCAATATTAGAAGCAAAGGTGTACGAGCTATTACTCTTGATGACGATGATGAACTGGTTACCGCAAAAATTGTTAAACCTAAGACAAAATGGCTCTTTATCATTACAAAAAAAGGGATGTGCATCCGTTTTCCGGTAAATGATGTAAGGGAAATGGGACGAAGTGCAAGAGGTGTCACAGGTATTCGCTTCAAGTATGAAAGCGATTGTGTCGTTGGAGCAGAAACTATTCGTAGTGAAGAGCAAGAACTCTTGACTGTGAGTGAAAGAGGTATCGGAAAGAGAACCGAGGCGAGTGAATATCGTGAGCAGAGCCGTGGTGGCAAGGGTGTGATTGCTATGAAGCTTACACCAAAAACAGGTGATGTTGTAGGTGTAGTCACAGTAGAAGCAAATAAAGATCTCATGGTACTCACATCTAGTGGCAAGATGATTCGTGTAGATATGGAAAGTATCCGCAAAGCTGGCCGCAATACAAGTGGTGTGATGATAGTACGCCTCGAAAAAGGCGATAAAGTAATAAGCATTGCAAAATGTCCTAAAGAGGAAGAGGAGGAAGAAATTGAGGAAATTTAA
- a CDS encoding aspartate-semialdehyde dehydrogenase, translating into MRKFNVAVVGVTGAVGEEMLRVMEEVDFPVAKLVPLASKRSAGSSVEYKGKEYTVQELTEDIFEKEDIEIALFSAGGSVSAHYAPYAAEAGAVVIDNTSHFRMDPEVPLVVPEVNPEDIAAWKTKGIIANPNCSTIQMVQALKPLDEKFGITRVDVATYQATSGAGKSAMDEMVNQMKDFFNFKLDESEKKKFPHQIALNVIPQIDKFLDNGYTKEEMKMVNETKKIMHKNIEVSATCVRVPVLRGHSEAVTVWCEKDITPEAAKEALYNGKNIVVMDEPQKSIYPMPITVVDKNETYVGRIRKDVYRDNVLHMWVVADNLRVGAATNAVRIALKWIEMESA; encoded by the coding sequence TTGAGGAAATTTAATGTTGCAGTAGTAGGTGTTACAGGTGCAGTGGGCGAAGAGATGCTACGCGTTATGGAAGAGGTAGATTTTCCCGTAGCAAAGCTTGTACCACTAGCTAGCAAGCGTAGTGCTGGAAGCAGTGTAGAGTACAAAGGCAAAGAGTACACAGTACAAGAGCTTACAGAAGATATTTTTGAAAAAGAGGATATAGAAATCGCTCTTTTTAGTGCTGGTGGTAGCGTCTCAGCCCATTACGCTCCCTATGCGGCTGAAGCAGGCGCAGTAGTAATAGATAATACAAGCCATTTTCGTATGGACCCAGAAGTACCTCTTGTGGTACCTGAAGTAAACCCTGAAGATATTGCAGCATGGAAGACAAAAGGGATCATTGCAAATCCAAACTGCTCAACTATTCAAATGGTACAAGCGCTCAAACCTTTAGATGAGAAATTTGGCATTACAAGAGTTGATGTTGCTACTTACCAAGCAACTAGTGGAGCTGGCAAGAGTGCAATGGATGAGATGGTCAACCAGATGAAAGATTTTTTCAATTTCAAGCTTGATGAGAGTGAGAAGAAAAAATTCCCTCACCAAATAGCTCTCAATGTCATCCCGCAAATTGATAAATTCTTGGATAATGGCTACACAAAAGAAGAGATGAAAATGGTCAATGAGACTAAAAAAATTATGCACAAAAACATCGAAGTAAGTGCTACATGTGTACGCGTACCGGTGCTGCGTGGCCATAGTGAAGCTGTAACTGTATGGTGTGAAAAAGATATCACACCTGAAGCTGCAAAAGAAGCTCTCTATAATGGTAAAAATATTGTAGTTATGGATGAGCCGCAAAAGAGCATCTATCCTATGCCAATAACTGTCGTAGACAAAAATGAAACATACGTTGGACGTATTCGCAAAGATGTCTATCGTGATAATGTATTGCATATGTGGGTAGTAGCTGATAACCTCCGAGTGGGTGCAGCAACAAACGCTGTGAGAATCGCTCTTAAATGGATAGAGATGGAGAGTGCATGA
- a CDS encoding YqhA family protein translates to MKYLENAFEWLLWEGRLFILLAVIFGMLGALILFVVASIDIYHVAHYTYEALSSAHHPPNFHEKIVGEIIGAVDLYLIAVVMLLFSFGLYELFISKIDPAEASESSGILKIKSLDQLKDKLAKVIVMVLIVSFFKRVINMEYHGALEMLYFALSILALGLALYFMHKGAEQH, encoded by the coding sequence ATGAAGTATTTAGAAAATGCATTTGAATGGCTTTTATGGGAGGGAAGACTCTTTATTCTCCTCGCTGTCATATTTGGGATGCTTGGAGCACTTATACTCTTTGTAGTGGCAAGTATCGATATTTACCATGTAGCTCACTATACCTATGAGGCACTGAGCAGTGCACACCACCCGCCAAATTTTCATGAAAAGATTGTTGGCGAGATTATTGGTGCAGTCGATCTCTATCTTATTGCAGTAGTTATGCTTCTTTTTAGTTTTGGCTTGTATGAGCTTTTTATCTCAAAAATAGATCCTGCTGAAGCAAGTGAGTCAAGTGGAATACTAAAAATAAAAAGCCTTGATCAACTTAAAGATAAACTTGCTAAAGTAATTGTTATGGTTCTTATAGTGAGTTTTTTTAAACGAGTTATCAATATGGAGTATCATGGAGCATTGGAGATGCTCTATTTTGCTCTCTCTATTCTTGCATTGGGATTAGCTCTTTACTTTATGCATAAAGGCGCAGAACAACACTAA